In Eleutherodactylus coqui strain aEleCoq1 chromosome 4, aEleCoq1.hap1, whole genome shotgun sequence, the following are encoded in one genomic region:
- the LOC136624839 gene encoding beta-microseminoprotein-like translates to MTFLLRILVAAAMMSLCSAQCTTEPVGNIVHSVRKRSVHLNHPGGCIKEGEFHKEGETWQARDCTKCTCCSDHIDCCMNALKPVVEDRENCSVYFNKATCLYEIKQHNYSGKPCKADSWIA, encoded by the exons ATG ACGTTCCTGCTGCGTATTCTGGTGGCCGCGGCCATGATGTCTCTATGTAGCGCTCAGTGTACAACGGAACCCGTTGGGAATATCGTCCACAGTGTCCGCAAGCGCTCAGTACACTTAAACCACCCAGGCG GTTGCATTAAGGAAGGCGAATTTCATAAAGAGGGAGAAACCTGGCAAGCACGTGACTGCACAAAATGCACTTGTTGTTCGGATCACATAGATTGCTGCATGAA TGCTTTAAAGCCAGTTGTGGAAGATCGAGAAAATTGTAGCGTATATTTCAACAAGGCTACATGTTTGTATGAAATTAAGCAGCACAACTACTCAGGAAAACCCTGTAAAGCTGACAGCTGGATCGCTTAA